The genomic region CTCCTTCGGCTTCACCGCCTCCAGCCTACACGGCTATACTGGGTGTCGTGCGCGTTTTCGCCATCGCCGATCCCCACCTCTCCAGCCAAAACCCCAAGCCCATGGACGTCTTCGGTCCGGGCTGGGAAGGCCACCCCGAAGCCTTCTTCGAGGGCTGGCGGCGGGTGGTAGGGCCGGACGACCTGGTCATCGTCGCCGGCGACATCTCCTGGGCCATGCGGCTCGACGAAGCCTTGCCCGACCTCCGGGCCATCGCCGAGTTGCCTGGGCGCAAGGTGTTGATTCGCGGCAACCACGACTACTGGTGGCCCTCGATCAGCCGCCTGCGCGCCGCGCTGCCCGCCGGGATGTACGCGATTCAGAACGACAGCCTGGTCATCGATGGGGTGGCCGTGGCCGGCACCCGCGGCTGGCTGGTGCCCGGCAGCCCGGAGTACACGGAGCAGGACGAGAAGATTTACAAACGCGAGGTCGAACGGCTGCGGCTCAGTCTGGAGAGCCTGAAAGGGAAAAGCTTCGACCACCTGATCGTAGCGCTCCACTTCCCGCCCACCGGCCCCGACGGCAGCCCCACCG from Oceanithermus desulfurans harbors:
- a CDS encoding metallophosphoesterase, which encodes MRVFAIADPHLSSQNPKPMDVFGPGWEGHPEAFFEGWRRVVGPDDLVIVAGDISWAMRLDEALPDLRAIAELPGRKVLIRGNHDYWWPSISRLRAALPAGMYAIQNDSLVIDGVAVAGTRGWLVPGSPEYTEQDEKIYKREVERLRLSLESLKGKSFDHLIVALHFPPTGPDGSPTGFTDLIEQYEPDAVVYGHLHGAENTWLLTNWKGIPLHLVAADYLHFKPKLVLQV